A region from the uncultured Bacteroides sp. genome encodes:
- a CDS encoding HAD-IIIA family hydrolase, whose protein sequence is MSLPKLVITDIDGVWTDGGMYYTAEGDVMKRFSVKDGWGVIFLRQYDIPVAIMTGENTPIVQKRADKLKIKHCYLGVGNKLTKATELCTELGITLKEVAFIGDDINDIHLLREVGFSASPANTPDYIKKEVDYVTTAHGGYGAFREFVEKILSDNGVLQEALQRVM, encoded by the coding sequence ATGAGTTTACCCAAATTAGTAATTACAGATATTGACGGTGTGTGGACAGATGGCGGCATGTATTATACTGCTGAAGGGGATGTGATGAAACGTTTCTCGGTGAAAGACGGATGGGGAGTAATCTTCCTGCGGCAGTACGATATTCCCGTGGCAATTATGACGGGTGAGAACACACCGATTGTTCAGAAGCGTGCCGACAAGCTCAAAATAAAACATTGTTATCTGGGCGTAGGTAATAAACTGACGAAAGCCACGGAGCTATGCACCGAATTGGGCATTACGCTCAAAGAAGTGGCTTTTATCGGGGATGATATAAATGATATTCATTTGTTGCGCGAGGTAGGATTCAGTGCTTCGCCCGCTAATACGCCCGACTACATAAAGAAAGAAGTAGACTATGTGACCACTGCTCACGGTGGCTACGGGGCTTTCCGCGAGTTTGTGGAGAAAATCCTTTCCGATAACGGTGTGCTGCAAGAAGCTTTGCAACGAGTGATGTAA
- a CDS encoding acylneuraminate cytidylyltransferase family protein, producing MKALFLIPARGGSKGIPHKNIKPLDGKPLVCYAIDTARAVAHSDADICVSTDDDAIIKVVEEYGLKVPFRRPEALAQDGSGTYEVILHALDYFEQQGRSYDVIVLLQPTSPFRNAQHVREAMELYTPDCDMVVSVAEAKTNPYYVMFQEDKDGFLQHLLEGNFTRRQDCPIVYEYNGAVYVMNVAALKEKSLSAFTKNRKYVMSQSVSIDLDTPEDWRYAEFLLHSSKVE from the coding sequence TTGAAAGCATTATTTCTGATCCCTGCCCGTGGCGGATCTAAAGGGATTCCTCACAAGAATATAAAACCACTGGATGGTAAGCCGTTGGTTTGTTATGCCATCGATACGGCACGTGCCGTTGCCCATTCGGATGCAGATATTTGTGTTAGTACGGACGATGACGCAATAATCAAGGTTGTAGAAGAGTATGGACTAAAAGTTCCTTTTCGCAGACCGGAAGCTTTGGCGCAAGACGGATCGGGCACTTACGAGGTTATCTTGCATGCACTCGATTACTTTGAACAGCAAGGCCGCTCTTATGATGTGATAGTACTCTTGCAACCTACTTCTCCCTTCCGTAATGCACAACATGTGCGCGAAGCAATGGAACTTTATACTCCCGATTGTGACATGGTTGTTTCGGTGGCCGAGGCAAAGACGAATCCTTATTACGTAATGTTTCAGGAAGATAAAGACGGCTTTCTGCAACACTTGCTGGAAGGGAACTTTACCCGTCGCCAGGATTGCCCGATAGTCTATGAATACAACGGTGCCGTATACGTTATGAATGTTGCCGCTTTAAAGGAGAAGAGCCTTTCCGCTTTTACCAAAAACAGAAAATACGTAATGTCTCAATCCGTGAGCATTGACTTAGATACACCCGAGGACTGGCGGTATGCAGAGTTCTTACTGCACTCCTCGAAGGTGGAATAA
- a CDS encoding nucleotidyltransferase family protein, which translates to MNIENYLICRNATIMDALKQLNTTQTFTLFVVDEEKKVIGALTDGDIRRALIAGVSMEDNVYSICLKSFRYVDDKSNTPKYIRTLKDLGIRLVPYLSADGKIEKLIDLQKMFALLPIDAVVMAGGRGERLRPLTDIMPKPLLPLGNKPIMEYNIDRIISYGIENITISVRYLGEQIKDYFGDGTAKGACIHYVDEDRPLGTLGAVSKIGHFTNEVVLVMNSDLFTDIDLEEFYLHFCETNADMAVASIPYNVTVPYAVMQTSDGLIRDFEEKPTYTYYSNGGIYLIKRAILEKLEKDERCDATDLMQRLINEGKRITYFPIVGYWIDIGKPEDYKKAQEFIKYVKR; encoded by the coding sequence ATGAATATAGAAAATTACCTGATATGCCGGAACGCTACCATCATGGATGCGTTGAAGCAACTCAATACAACGCAGACATTTACTCTCTTCGTTGTGGATGAGGAAAAAAAAGTAATCGGAGCGCTGACCGACGGAGACATTCGCCGTGCCCTGATTGCAGGAGTTTCTATGGAAGATAACGTGTATTCTATTTGCCTCAAATCTTTCCGTTATGTAGATGACAAGAGCAATACACCGAAATATATTCGTACGTTGAAGGATCTGGGTATCCGTCTGGTTCCTTATCTTTCGGCTGACGGAAAGATTGAAAAACTGATTGATTTGCAAAAGATGTTTGCCCTATTGCCGATAGATGCCGTTGTTATGGCAGGCGGCAGAGGGGAACGCCTTCGCCCCCTGACCGATATAATGCCCAAGCCCCTGCTTCCTCTGGGAAACAAACCGATTATGGAGTATAACATTGATCGCATCATAAGCTATGGCATTGAGAACATTACTATCTCGGTGCGCTATCTGGGTGAGCAAATTAAGGATTATTTCGGCGATGGTACCGCCAAAGGAGCTTGCATTCATTATGTGGATGAAGACCGGCCTTTGGGTACATTGGGTGCAGTGAGCAAAATAGGTCACTTTACAAATGAAGTTGTACTGGTCATGAACTCGGATTTGTTTACCGATATTGATCTGGAGGAGTTCTATTTGCACTTCTGCGAAACGAATGCCGATATGGCTGTGGCTTCTATTCCTTATAATGTAACCGTGCCTTATGCCGTAATGCAAACATCGGACGGACTGATTCGTGATTTCGAGGAAAAACCCACTTATACTTATTATTCTAACGGCGGCATTTATCTGATTAAGCGGGCAATACTCGAAAAGTTAGAAAAGGATGAGCGTTGTGATGCTACGGATTTGATGCAACGCCTCATCAATGAAGGTAAACGCATTACGTACTTCCCCATTGTGGGCTATTGGATAGATATCGGTAAACCGGAGGACTATAAAAAGGCGCAAGAATTCATTAAGTATGTGAAGCGATAA
- the neuC gene encoding UDP-N-acetylglucosamine 2-epimerase, producing the protein MRKICFVTGTRAEYGLLSRLMKAVQQVPDLQLQIIATNMHLSPEFGLTYKEIENDGFVIDKKVEMLLSADTPTSIVKSLGLEVIGFADAYEDLKPDLIVVLGDRYEMLGAVSAALFFHIPVAHISGGDVTEGAYDDAIRHSITKMSHLHFTSTETYRKRVIQLGESPSAVFNVGSIGLDNIRRMQLLDRAAFEESIDFRLGQRNLLITYHPVTLESHTAKAQFEALLRAVDETDAHLIFTKPNSDSDGRAIISMIDEYVSRHTDKAVAFISLGYLRYLSALQYVDVVVGNSSSGIVEVPSFGIPTVNIGDRQKGRLRADSVIDCVPETEPIRDALQKAFSPTFKEQASHTQNPYEQPDTVRKILDVISSYPLDDIIKKHFYDLP; encoded by the coding sequence ATGCGTAAGATTTGTTTCGTTACAGGAACGCGTGCCGAATATGGTCTGCTGAGCAGATTGATGAAGGCCGTTCAGCAAGTACCTGATCTTCAGTTGCAGATCATAGCGACGAACATGCACCTCTCTCCCGAGTTTGGCCTTACTTACAAGGAAATAGAAAATGACGGCTTCGTTATCGACAAGAAAGTGGAGATGTTGCTTTCGGCGGATACGCCTACTTCCATTGTAAAATCCTTAGGGCTTGAAGTAATTGGCTTTGCCGACGCATACGAAGACTTGAAACCCGATCTGATCGTGGTACTGGGCGACAGATATGAGATGTTGGGAGCCGTATCGGCCGCATTATTCTTCCATATTCCTGTAGCGCATATCTCCGGTGGTGATGTGACGGAAGGCGCATACGACGATGCTATCCGGCACTCTATTACCAAAATGAGCCACCTTCATTTCACCAGTACCGAGACCTATAGAAAGCGGGTGATACAGTTGGGCGAAAGTCCGTCTGCCGTATTCAACGTAGGATCTATCGGCTTGGATAATATTCGCCGGATGCAATTGCTCGACCGTGCGGCTTTTGAAGAAAGCATAGATTTCCGCCTCGGACAAAGAAATCTCCTGATTACTTATCACCCTGTCACCTTAGAATCTCACACGGCAAAGGCCCAGTTCGAAGCTTTGCTTCGGGCGGTGGATGAAACAGATGCTCATCTGATCTTTACCAAACCGAACTCCGATTCCGACGGGCGCGCCATCATTTCAATGATCGACGAGTACGTTAGCCGACATACCGATAAAGCGGTGGCTTTCATTTCTTTAGGTTATTTGCGCTATTTATCGGCATTGCAATACGTGGATGTGGTTGTAGGCAATTCATCGAGTGGCATTGTCGAAGTTCCCTCTTTTGGCATACCGACCGTTAACATCGGCGATCGGCAAAAAGGAAGACTGCGGGCTGATAGCGTAATAGATTGCGTACCTGAAACAGAACCTATTCGCGATGCCTTGCAAAAAGCCTTTTCTCCCACGTTCAAGGAGCAGGCATCGCATACACAAAATCCTTATGAACAGCCCGACACGGTACGTAAGATACTCGACGTGATCAGCTCTTACCCGTTAGATGATATTATTAAAAAACATTTCTACGACCTGCCATGA
- the neuB gene encoding N-acetylneuraminate synthase, translating to MNKVIVIAEAGVNHNGDYELARQLVVAAKEAGADYVKFQTALPELVISRYAPKAEYQLGTTQKEESQLDMCRAIHLPLTDYKPLKAYCDEVGIKFLSTPFDLVSIDVLEELDMDYYKIPSGEITNLPYLRKIAHLQRPVILSTGMCGLADIEKALQVLEKEGLARQQITLLHCNTEYPTPYGDVNLRAMKTLEDGFGVKVGYSDHTRGIEVSLAAVALGATVIEKHFTLDRNLPGPDHKASLEPDELKCMVSSIRHIEEALGSPVKQVSPSEGKNMIVARKSLIAACNIRKGEPFSETNMTVKRPGNGISPMHWDEMIGRIAPRDFKEDELIEL from the coding sequence ATGAACAAGGTAATCGTTATAGCTGAAGCCGGAGTAAATCACAACGGAGATTACGAACTTGCCCGGCAACTTGTGGTAGCCGCCAAAGAAGCCGGTGCCGATTATGTAAAGTTTCAGACAGCGCTTCCGGAGCTGGTGATCTCTCGCTATGCACCGAAGGCCGAGTATCAGTTGGGTACCACTCAAAAAGAGGAATCGCAACTGGATATGTGCCGTGCTATTCATCTTCCGCTTACGGATTATAAACCGTTAAAAGCGTATTGTGATGAAGTGGGTATTAAGTTCCTTTCAACTCCTTTTGATCTTGTCTCCATCGATGTGCTCGAAGAGCTGGACATGGACTATTATAAAATACCTTCGGGTGAGATAACCAACCTTCCGTACCTCAGAAAGATTGCTCATTTGCAGCGCCCCGTTATCTTATCGACCGGCATGTGCGGACTGGCAGATATAGAAAAGGCATTGCAGGTATTGGAAAAAGAAGGCCTTGCACGCCAACAGATTACTTTGTTGCATTGCAATACGGAATACCCTACTCCATATGGAGACGTGAACCTGCGTGCGATGAAAACCTTAGAAGATGGCTTCGGAGTAAAAGTGGGATATTCCGACCATACCCGCGGCATAGAAGTTTCTTTGGCTGCTGTGGCGTTAGGTGCTACTGTAATAGAAAAGCACTTCACGCTGGACAGGAATCTGCCCGGCCCTGATCACAAAGCATCTCTTGAACCCGATGAACTGAAGTGCATGGTCAGCTCTATCCGCCACATTGAAGAGGCATTAGGCAGCCCGGTTAAACAGGTTTCTCCTTCGGAAGGGAAGAATATGATAGTAGCCCGTAAAAGCTTAATTGCCGCTTGTAATATCAGAAAAGGCGAACCTTTCTCTGAAACAAATATGACCGTGAAGCGTCCGGGCAACGGAATCTCTCCTATGCATTGGGATGAGATGATAGGGCGGATTGCTCCACGTGACTTTAAGGAAGATGAATTGATAGAACTCTAA
- a CDS encoding HAD hydrolase family protein, with protein MQIIIDMDGTICTEEKTYSRCLALPKEQAVESVNRLYDAGHTIIIYSARTWMEFEMTTAWLKKHGVKYHQLMMGKPIGDVWIDDRALRFEENWKEITDKLNIKK; from the coding sequence ATGCAGATAATCATTGATATGGATGGTACTATTTGTACCGAAGAGAAAACATATAGCCGCTGCCTGGCTTTACCCAAAGAACAGGCAGTGGAATCTGTTAACCGTCTCTATGATGCCGGACATACCATCATTATCTATTCCGCCCGCACATGGATGGAGTTTGAGATGACCACCGCCTGGTTAAAAAAGCATGGCGTTAAGTACCATCAACTGATGATGGGCAAGCCGATTGGCGATGTTTGGATTGACGATCGCGCCTTGCGCTTTGAAGAGAACTGGAAAGAGATAACCGATAAACTGAACATAAAGAAATGA
- a CDS encoding ATP-grasp domain-containing protein: MKKDINILFLGGGKRVSLAEHLIKAGKERGVQVNIFSYELSREVPIASVGEVIVGRKWHDVSIYKHLPDIIRQKNIHILLPFVDPATEVAGCLEVLVPEVFIPCSSPDLCRIMCDKQQADEWFRFEDFPIPKSYSEEKKEDIVFPVILKPFDGSASKGIKVVHDLKSLEETPALDTYLIQEYIAENEEYTVDCYVSRSREIISIVPRIRLEVAGGEVMSSRTLRDDVLIQLSAKILASDDFRGPVTIQFIRNKKDGATYVMEINPRLGGGVIASIEAGADIPAFILAESEGESLKPITDWKENTLMTRYFKEVIFYADNH, encoded by the coding sequence ATGAAGAAAGATATCAATATTTTGTTTTTGGGTGGAGGGAAACGTGTGTCTTTGGCTGAACACCTTATTAAAGCTGGTAAAGAACGCGGCGTGCAAGTAAATATTTTCTCTTATGAACTTTCCCGTGAGGTTCCTATTGCTTCGGTGGGTGAGGTAATTGTGGGAAGAAAATGGCACGATGTTTCGATTTACAAGCATTTACCGGATATAATTCGGCAGAAGAACATCCATATTCTATTGCCTTTTGTTGATCCGGCCACTGAAGTAGCCGGTTGTTTGGAGGTATTGGTGCCGGAAGTCTTTATTCCATGCTCTTCCCCGGACCTGTGCAGAATAATGTGTGACAAGCAACAGGCTGATGAATGGTTTCGTTTTGAGGACTTTCCGATTCCTAAAAGCTATTCGGAAGAAAAAAAAGAGGATATCGTCTTTCCTGTTATCTTGAAACCGTTTGACGGATCGGCTTCCAAGGGAATTAAAGTGGTACATGATCTAAAAAGCCTTGAGGAAACACCCGCTCTCGATACCTATCTGATACAGGAATATATTGCAGAAAACGAAGAGTATACGGTGGATTGTTATGTATCCCGGAGCCGAGAAATTATTTCTATCGTTCCCCGTATCCGCTTAGAAGTGGCCGGAGGGGAAGTAATGAGTTCACGCACGTTGCGAGATGATGTCTTGATTCAGCTTTCTGCAAAGATACTGGCTTCCGATGATTTTAGGGGACCTGTTACCATTCAGTTTATACGCAATAAAAAGGATGGAGCCACTTATGTCATGGAAATCAACCCCCGACTTGGCGGAGGTGTAATAGCAAGCATTGAGGCGGGAGCCGACATACCTGCTTTCATATTAGCCGAAAGCGAAGGCGAAAGCCTGAAACCGATAACTGATTGGAAAGAGAATACATTGATGACCCGATATTTTAAAGAAGTTATATTCTATGCAGATAATCATTGA
- a CDS encoding LegC family aminotransferase codes for MYSEIVETIKGLFPQQDFVPLHSPCFAGNEKKYLNECIDSTYVSSVGKFVDRFEEEMAAYTGAKRAVVCVNGTNAIHLALMLVGVEREDEVLTQPLTFIATCNALSYCGAHPVFIDVDRDTLGLSPAKLDEWISEHAELRGDTLYNKQTGRRIKACVPMHTFGHPVHLDELVEICHRYHLELVEDAAESIGSFYHGQHTGTFGKIGVLSFNGNKTITTGGGGMLLFRDEELAKLAKHISTQAKVPHQWEFVHDHIGYNYRMPNINAALGCAQLETLPLFLEKKRELATTYKAYFDSIGVEFMTEPEGCRSNYWLNTIIMKDKEERDAFLEYTNSHGVMARPIWQLMNKLPMFSQAECGDLSNCIYFEERIINIPSSVRL; via the coding sequence ATGTATAGTGAGATTGTAGAAACGATTAAGGGGCTTTTTCCGCAACAAGACTTTGTTCCGCTCCACTCTCCCTGTTTTGCAGGGAATGAGAAGAAGTACCTGAATGAATGTATTGATTCCACGTACGTGTCGAGCGTGGGTAAGTTTGTCGACCGCTTTGAAGAAGAGATGGCTGCATATACCGGGGCCAAACGTGCGGTGGTGTGTGTCAATGGCACAAATGCCATTCATCTGGCCCTGATGTTGGTCGGTGTAGAGCGTGAAGACGAAGTGCTTACACAGCCACTTACTTTTATTGCTACTTGCAATGCTCTGAGTTATTGTGGCGCTCATCCCGTATTTATTGATGTAGACAGAGATACATTGGGACTCTCACCCGCAAAATTGGATGAATGGATCAGTGAACATGCCGAATTGCGGGGAGACACATTGTATAATAAGCAAACGGGCCGCCGTATCAAAGCCTGTGTACCGATGCACACATTCGGACATCCGGTACATCTGGATGAATTGGTGGAGATTTGTCATCGCTATCATCTGGAATTAGTGGAAGATGCCGCCGAAAGCATAGGCTCTTTTTATCACGGGCAGCATACCGGTACGTTTGGAAAGATAGGAGTACTCAGCTTCAACGGAAATAAAACAATTACCACCGGAGGTGGCGGCATGTTACTGTTTCGGGATGAAGAACTGGCTAAGTTGGCCAAACATATTTCGACACAAGCTAAAGTGCCTCATCAGTGGGAGTTTGTACACGATCACATCGGGTATAACTACCGCATGCCTAATATCAATGCTGCACTGGGATGTGCACAATTGGAAACGTTGCCGCTCTTTCTGGAGAAGAAGCGAGAACTGGCAACTACTTACAAAGCTTATTTCGATTCCATTGGAGTGGAATTCATGACAGAGCCCGAAGGCTGTCGCTCCAATTATTGGTTGAATACGATTATCATGAAAGACAAGGAGGAACGCGACGCTTTTCTGGAGTATACCAACTCACATGGCGTAATGGCACGTCCCATCTGGCAATTAATGAATAAATTGCCAATGTTTAGTCAGGCGGAATGCGGAGATTTGAGCAATTGCATCTATTTTGAAGAAAGAATTATTAATATACCTAGTAGCGTACGATTATGA
- a CDS encoding NAD-dependent 4,6-dehydratase LegB, producing MAEKKKILVTGADGFIGSHLTEMLLAENYHVRALSQYNSFNDWGWLEGIRHPELEVVSGDVRDAHFCKHITEGIDTVFHLAALIAIPYSYVAPDSYTDTNVKGTLNICQAAKENGVKRVLVTSTSEVYGTARYVPIDEKHPKQPQSPYSATKIGADAMAMSFHNAFDLPVVIVRPFNTYGPRQSARAIIPTIITQIANGAKEIKLGDLTPTRDFNFVKDTCRGFVQLSTCDAAIGQEVNVCSNCEISMRDTLELIADIMQVKVNFVEDEQRIRPKGSEVFRLWGDNTKIKSLTGFEPLYDIRRGLTETIEWFTDENNLKKYKANIYNV from the coding sequence ATGGCTGAAAAGAAAAAGATTCTGGTGACCGGTGCCGATGGTTTTATCGGCTCGCATCTGACGGAAATGTTATTGGCGGAGAATTACCATGTACGGGCACTTTCTCAATATAATTCATTCAATGACTGGGGATGGCTCGAAGGAATCCGGCATCCCGAACTAGAGGTAGTCAGCGGAGATGTGCGAGATGCACATTTCTGTAAACACATTACCGAAGGCATAGATACTGTTTTTCATCTTGCGGCACTGATTGCGATTCCTTATTCATACGTTGCGCCGGATAGCTATACGGACACAAATGTGAAAGGAACATTGAACATTTGCCAGGCTGCAAAGGAGAATGGAGTGAAGCGTGTGCTCGTTACCTCTACTTCCGAAGTATACGGCACGGCACGTTATGTCCCGATCGACGAAAAACATCCCAAACAACCGCAGTCTCCGTACTCGGCAACAAAAATCGGAGCGGATGCTATGGCGATGAGTTTTCACAATGCTTTTGATTTGCCGGTAGTTATTGTCCGCCCATTTAATACGTATGGCCCCCGACAGAGTGCCCGCGCCATTATTCCAACTATTATAACGCAAATTGCCAACGGAGCAAAAGAGATAAAGTTGGGTGATCTGACTCCGACGCGTGATTTCAACTTCGTGAAAGATACCTGTCGCGGATTTGTTCAACTTTCAACGTGCGATGCAGCAATCGGGCAGGAAGTGAATGTGTGCAGTAACTGTGAAATCAGTATGCGCGACACACTGGAACTTATCGCCGACATCATGCAGGTGAAAGTAAACTTCGTTGAAGACGAACAGCGTATTCGTCCCAAAGGGTCGGAAGTGTTCCGTCTGTGGGGTGATAACACCAAGATTAAGTCATTGACAGGCTTTGAACCGCTATATGATATTCGTCGTGGACTGACGGAGACTATCGAATGGTTTACTGATGAAAACAACCTGAAAAAATATAAAGCAAATATATATAATGTATAG